The Panicum hallii strain FIL2 chromosome 5, PHallii_v3.1, whole genome shotgun sequence genome contains the following window.
AGTTGTGAAGCATTCAGCTCCACACAATGACACGCGTACTCCAATCATCATATTGTTCCGTGTAGCATACATCAAACTGCAGCCTTTTGTTAAATGTAATATTTTGCATTTCTGTGAGGCTTCTGTATTATTTATGTACCAGTGTGCACGCAATTCTGATATTATTTGAAGACTTTCTTTTGCAAGCTTCAGAAACGTTCAAGTGAAATTTTATGTGCATGCCAAGTTATCCAGTTATCAGCTTTGATTTTGTAAAGCTTTGAAGCAAGACCTGTTAAAAAGGCATGCTTCGTGCTTAAATCAACAGACTTGAGATGAATGCTTGAAAGTATGTTAAGGTTAGGAAATGATGGTCTAAGCAGAATCTAGGCACAGCATTTTTGTATTCCTGCATAACTAAAGGGTCAATGAATGATGTCGGGTATCAGAATTGCACACAGATCATAATTGTCAGTCTGTCACGCAAAAAAGAACTCATCAGTCATCTGATCTTCAATGGTTACAGTAATAAAAAAAACTCTAATGGTTACATATACATGATCTCTCACAAACTGTTCCTTGTTCTGCTCCGAATAAAAGGTTGGAGTGATGGTTCTCTTCCTAGGTAGTCGGTTATTATCTCCAGTGAATCTTTTGAGCCTCCTGGAGCCAACACCTGCAGTGATGTGAGCGGTTTATAACAACTCACATGCGCATGCAATGAATTCAGTACAGAACGAATAGGAGGGCATTAGTCATTACCTTATTTCTGAATCGCAATCCTGCATGCTGATTGAGCAAGTCATCTTTAAATTTTGATACAAAGAGGTCAGCAGCAAAAACCTGCATAGTTCAGATAGATGTGTTTATCTAAGATTTCCAAATATGACAGAAGCATTATGCCTTAGGATTTGTATTGCACGAACCTCACTCCATATGTAACTGTAGCACACAGCATCATAGCCAATAGCAATACGAGGAAAGCATGAAGCTGGACTGGTCCCTTCCAATAAAGGTATACCCAACATTACCTGGAAAGTAGCATTTGCCATAATTGATCATAATTAGGACTATAAACAGTGAAGAAATCATTTTACGTACCTTGGGATGAAGCTCCTTGATTAAGTCATCAATATCCACATTCTCACTTGAATGTATTATCTGATCAACAAGGCCTAGTAAAGTGAAAACAATATGTAAGCTACTTCGTTGAATACAAATTTCTTACTAATTAACAAACATGAGCTAACAATAGGATACAAATCAAACTGTCTATAATTGACAAGAAGTATTAATTAGGTTTTTTTTTTGCCGGACAAGTTAACAACTTATCAGCTAGAACTTATTTCAGAGCATAGGTGGGAACAAAAGGAAAGTAATCTGTGTAGCAGAATGGTGAGTGGGCAGATAATTAATGGTCCATGCTGTTAACTGAAGTAAGAGAACGGACTGATGTTGACATGAAAAGCCAGCCAAATTAAGGTGGGATGTGTCAGTCAGACTGTTTTAGGACCTCAACCTCATTGCTTAGAGCTAGACAACATTTAAGACACAATACAATCACTCCATTTGATTTGGTAGATAGCTAAATGACTCACACAAAAGGATCTCCTGTTTCATTTTCAGGCCAGCAAATAAATCACGCCTCCTTTTCAGAGATTGGCAAGCTTCACTAGTTATGGATTTCGTAATGTCCTACAATGATAAAAACAGAGAATAATTTTTAGTGCTAATTTAGACAAGTCCTGACAGATTCGCAAGGACTTATCAAAGGATCAAATAACTATCACAATGCAGCATTATCATATAATGCTTACTTAGTATAACTAAGAATTCTTCACGCATGCAAGGTCGGAAATATTGCTTTTATCCATGGAGTTGTTTCAATCTTCTGAAATGACCGGATATTATTTACCAGTGTTCTTAcatctttatttttttttttgaaaatatgCAAGGCATGATAATAATTCCAACACATTAACAACGTATGCTAATTTAATTGCACAACCTGATGGAAGCCGGACATCATTTTCAGAGAAATGCTCTCATAGCACCTGAGATGAAAAGGTCGCATTACATATAAAAAATATCAGACTCAAATAgattaaacacaagtttttgcaTGTAACCGAAGAAAAAGAGCTATGCCTACCAGTTCTCGAGTAGCAGGCTTGGAATTTCAGCGAAGTCACCCTCCAGTCGGAGAGCTGAAAATCTTGAAAAGGTGGCTCTGTTGGATATGTGATGGACCTGTGGGATATTGAGATCAGTGTGTCTATTCATTTAGTGTCAACAGATGTCAAGATATTTATAACAGAATCCTATTCCTTCTCTGAGGAAACCCACCAAAAGAAGTCATTTCACTGTGAAAAATTATTACAAGAACTTTCCAGTGTGGCAATATTTTGGTCAAAAACTTTAGCTTTGAGGGAGAATATTTTGTTAAAAACCTTAAAACTCAATAGGCAACTAATGCGTCAAAGTTCTATAACatttttgaaacaaaatacatTTGAGAAAGTTGATATCAATACCACATGGCTAAATTCATGGAATAGCCTGACAACTTCAGGGAACCGCAGCAATGCTGAATTCCCATCAAACTCTTTTGGACATTGAGATAATAGCACAGCAGCCGGAACCTGTCACCAACAGCCCAATAATAACAAGTATGAAATAATTAACCACATGAGTAGCTACAGAAGTACTTCCCACAGATTATAGATATTTTGAGTTTGTGATAGAACAATTACTTTTGAGCTGTTAACAATTTGACTGTATTAGATCTTATGTTAAATTTGCTTTAATATGAAACCTTAAAGGTTACAAGAGAAGTTAATAAGAAAATCCTTCGGATGACAGTGATTCTAGCAAAAAAAACAGTGATTATAGCAAGAAATTCATACTCTGGATGCACTATAATATACATGAGATTTTCCGAGTTACCTTACGTGTACCATCAGAACACAAGCATCCATTTTGAAGTGTCACAACACAAGTGTGGGCATACTTTCCTTCCCTGTGAAGCAAAAGAGGGTAGCTGATTAGAATTACCCTCTTTATGTATTTGTGTCTTATGTTGTGTTCCTTAATGGCTTTTGCATCTGCATTCAGTGAGGCTATTTTCTCCATCGAAAATGTTAGTGTGAGCCCCAGGAGTATTGGATTCCCTAATATACGTTTCGTCAGTTATGATGAACAGGGCAAAAGAGAAAGAAGCTACAGCAACTTGCACTGCATTTCTTGTATAAAAATGGATATACTTTCAGCATTTATATCTAATCAAATATGCATGTCATGTCATATTGTCATGAAACCTTGAAAATCATTAAAGCTTCGCTAGCATGCATTCGAACAAACCTGGCAAAGATGTCGAGAAAAAAATAACCCAAGAGATCACTTGAACTTGCATCCCAGACAGAAAACACACGAACTGTATCATGCCAAACCTCAGCATCCTTACTTTCATCAAATCGTAGTGCTTcatgagagagagaaaaaaattagagaaaaatATATATGTGCTCATTCCTATGAAAAATAGAGGTTGGTAGTGAATTAGTTAATGGCTAGCATTTTACCGAATAGATCCTGAAACATCTTCAACATTCCAGATATGACCAGGCTAACAGGAAAGTATTGTTTAATTTCACCAATGTCAAGATCAACCTTGAATTCTTCAGCTCTTTTGATGTAGTACAACAAATCTTCCATGCCGACCTGAGCATTTCCTTCCTCCTTCATCTGAAATCAGAAAATCAGTAGCCACCATTCGATTTATTAATGAAAAGAGTTTGGTCGATAGAGAAATTAGAAGATAGAAAAGGCGCTTCTTAAAACCTTAAGGTCTTTGAGTATGCTGAGCTCTCTATTAGCTACATCACTTAACTGTTCTGATATctcttccaaaaactctaagaCCTGCAAAAGCAAACACTTTGACATCTGTCGTTTTCCTAGTGTCATGTGAAACTGAGCATGAAACAATATTCATCAGCAAGCTGACTAGATCAGGATTAAAAAATTATACCGAGTTTGATATTGGAGGATGTGTTTAACCAGTCAGATTTAGCTAAAAAGAAAGAATCAAGCAGATTTCCCTTGCAGACAAGCACAAACCTTCCTTGATGTCCTTGGCATTCTGGGCTCAATAGCAAAATCAGCATAGTTGGCATACCCCAGCAATCTAGCAAACTTGTGTCTTAGCTGAACCTGAATATACACAGAAAATGAAACTGCAACATGTCAGTTCCAGTGCTCTGTCTGCACTGAAACTAATGAAAATAACAAAATGCCATAGATGCTATAAGATAAGGTGAAATCAGCGATTAAATGGCCATGTACTATGAAGTTACAGATGCAGATGGGCACTTGTGGTTACCAAATTTTCTAGGATGCCTAGATTATCCTTCCCACCTTTCTGTCCATAAGCAACAGCAATCTGCTTCCTGGTAGAGCCAACCTTGAAAAGGATGCGCCTAGTTAGCACCCAGTCATATATAAATTGATTGCAAAAATATGAATTGAACAACTGGCGAACAGTACACTTCCTAGCATAAACAAAAACCTCCACAGCATAAAATATTACTAGTTCTACCCTTTAAGTCAAATCAATGGTCATAGCTTATAAAACAGCCAACTGATCATTAACCATATGTAAGGAATGTCCAGTTGTGTGATAAAGCACaagagagggaactgaccttgCAGTGCTCGAGAATTGGAGTAACATGGTAACTAGTTAACGGAACCTTCAGCTTCCCTTCAGCCTTTTCCAGATCCTGAGTTGAAGAGTTTGAGTAAACCAGGATAGGAAAGTATAATATCATCATCTTTTTCATTCATTCATTCAAACTTCAGTTCAAGCATACAATAAGCAAAGATTATTTGAACCTTCCAAGGATTGCTTATTGTACTTTTTGAAGGTATGCTTGATTCAAGCTTATTCTCTAGCTTACCTTTAGGAACTCAAAgggcattccagctagctcatCCTCGTTTAAAAGGAGGAATTTGGTGAAATCATTCAGATTTTGGAGATAGTTTAAGTTTAATTCATCTATATGGCATTTCAATTtctccatttcttttctcttgctcgGTGATAGTTTTACTCCGTTGCGCTCAAACTCTTTCACCTGTCAACCATAAATATAAGAACCAGCAAAATGATACTAATTAGTCAAAGCAATTTGGAAAATCTTCTTTGTGTGAATTGCAAATAGTATAATAGCAAGACACATCACATATCCTTCAGTAAATTTATAATTCACTAATTCTATGGTTTGCTTACAGCTTTGATACACCTTTTTTAATAAAAAAAGACATTAACATTTTATGATAATAAATCATTTCAGAAATTCAAATTCAAGAAGAAAGGGTACTGTAGATGCAAAGACACGTGAGGGCAAGAGAATATGCAACAAATAAGCATGTTCTAACGAGAGCAGTCACTAGCTAGATTATACCTACATGATCTATGTTCATAAGCAATATAAATAAGGACACGACAATTATAGCAAAATGATATTCAGGGTTAAGGTATTGACACCAGTTCATGTACAAACAATCAGTTGTCAGTCAGAACATGATATCAATTTTACATGTAGCAAAAAAATTATGTACCAAGCACTGGAGAAATCTTGTTGCTTCAGGACCTATTCTTTCACCTTTCACTGCGAATGCTTTTATTACACGATAAACATCCTCACGCTGCCTGATCACCTTGCAGGAAATAGCAAGACTCTTATATTACCAGTGCATTGGCTCAGGTAGAAGGGAACTTCACACCCTATTAGTATTGTTAGTCTTAATATATGCTGCATTACACTCGAGAAAATATATGCTGCATTACTTCTTAAACTTCATAAACATGCATTACTTCATAAACTTTACGAAACAAACCCAATCTGCTGGGTCACTGAAACTATGCCACAGATGCTCACTAGACCGAGCAAGTAGTATGAGTAGCACAGCTACCAAGTTACAAGCTATGCGCATGAATTTGTGTTACTACTTGATGTTATTTGACAATGGTACCTAATGTTACACTAATGTCAGTTAGGGAACATGCGTCCCTACGCCACATTTACATCCAAGTGAATGAATAGGAAATAGTAAGTAATAACATTGCACCTGCACAGCACAAAGTGAGAATCCAATCGTTTCTCTGCCTCAGCACTGGCTTTCCGAACATCCTCAGATGTTGATACCATCCTTGGGAGAACACAAGCTTGAACCAGAGGAAATTGCAGCGCATCTAACTCTGCCAGTGGTGCAACAACATTTGCAAAACTGACCTGCAAATACAACGTGTAACTGTTAGATAATTCTCAAGATTTGAGGGCTGTATGTGCTCATTGGACATTGTATTTTTTCTAAGGACAGCAAGCTACAAacataaacatatatatatatataaataaataaatatatacttcCCTACCACTATATGGTTGTCTGAACATTAGAACTATATTTTTATACTGGTCAAATCACAAGCCCAATGCCACAAATAAGCTTCCATATAAAAGCTACATTCCACAAAACAGCGCCGTGAGTAAAATGCAGTGGCATAACAAGTTGCAAACATACTTTATCTAGGGGCACTGCAGCCACTGAATCATATGTTTCCTTCGCCTTAGCGATGATGCGGTCAGCTAATCTTTTAATCTCAGCTGCTGACAAGTTGAGTTGAGCAGTAAACCCTGGAAGCTCTGCAACCAATCAGAACATTAACCACTCAATTGAAAAACAGATCAATATTTTTTTAAGGTTCGCCTAAGAGTTAAAGTTTCGCTTCAATTGTAACATTAACCGCATACTTATACTGTTCTACATTTCACGAGGCAATTCTATAATCAAAGGGCAAAGTAATCGTGTCGTGTTAAGGCAAAAAACCATCAACATGTGCTACATTGGTACGATATTGAAGCAAAGCAGTAAAGACCTGTGCAGGTTGCTCAATTCCAGAGCATCGAATGGGCTTTGAGTTCACAAGCGAAGGGTGGGGCCGGGGGTTTTGCGGGTGCTCACCTTGTCGCTTCCTCCGGCGGTGGGCGGCTACGGCGGAGAAGGCGATGTTTAGGCCGACGGCGACTAGCGCCGCCGCGCCTGCGACGGCGATGAACTTGCGCTCCCGCCTCCTGGGCTCCATGGCGGAGCCCTGAGGGCTTCTAGAAGGTTCCAGAAAAGGGGCAGGCGACgaagaggagagggggaaagaGGTTTTCGTGCGGCGGAGTGGCTGGGCGGCGAGGGAGACAAGCAAACGGTAGCAGCGGCTGAGCCAGCGAGCGGAGGTCACGAAGATATGCAAGATCTGGCCGGTGGTTTCCGCGTGGACGGCTGGATTTGGAGGGAACTTTTGGCAGCTTTCATATGCAGCGCATTCACCTCGTGAATCTGCCTTCAAAACTCAAGAGACTGGATTGGCAGTTCTTAAAATTTACAAAATTATAAAGTCACGCAAGAGGTGCTTTCGCGGGCTGCTGGCTCGAGAAGTTCTCTCTTAGCTAGAAGACCCGGATTTGAATCCTCCTTCCTTCTTAATTCAAAGCATCACTAAAAAAATAAccgaaaataacaatattaatGTTGAATGAACTAATCGGGAAGAGGTAAGTAGGGTGCTTCTAACTGCTACCCTCTCTTAAAATAGAGCAACTTTTAGATTTAGTCAAAGTCAAGTATTTTCATCTTTGATTTATAATATCTGAAAATAGTTATTTTTAAATACAAAATATCACACGTTATGATAGTTGGTTTCGTTATTAATAAACTAATATTATTTTTGTGTTATCAATACCATCTATAGTTAAAGTTTAAGAGGTTTCACttaaaaagtttaaaagtagttCTGGGATTGAGGAAGTATCACGTAGGCAGTATTATTTTCTTTAAGCAATATTTTTTCTCAGTACAAACAGTTTTGAATAGTGTATCAATACAAATACGATGATTACTGTATCAAATAGGTTATAATTTTTTTAAGCACCATAACAAAGTTGAGTTAATCCATATTTATATCGTCCAACCTTTAAATGAAAAGTTACTCATAGTAGTTATTTGTAGGGATATAAAAGGATAGTTTTGGATTAACTTCCTACAATCCTACATCATTTTGTTCCACTTTTCTTGCCTTGGATCTAGATTTTGTTCCACTGTACTACAATGCTTGCCACCGAGTACTTTGCTCCTATCAATGGACCTGAGCTCAGCATTACTACTTTTTTTAGGGCATTAAAATTACTAAATTGGAGTGTACACATTCCTTCATTTCGACGATGAATTGAATTGGATTGGCAGAGGTGCATGTGTGAAGAACCCAGGACTACTATAGTCTTTTATCACGCACTCTCGATCCAATTCAATCGATTTCACGAATTTTCGTTCCGGAGAATTTTAACAATTCCAACGACAAGATTTACGCACggcaccgacatgtgggtcaCCATCCGCACCTTATCCTCCCCTCGCCCTCGTCTCCCTTAAACCCCGTGACGACACGGCGACCGTTCCGTGCTCCCAAAACCCAACCAAAAATGGCGACcaccccgccggccgccgctaccttcctccaccaccaccttcCCCTTCCCAGCCTCCGCCCCAAGACCCTGCTCAgaacccgcctccgccgcctcgccgcaTCCATCAGCCCCTCGCCTCCCGATGAGACCCCCGCCGCCGACCCGCCGGTCATCCCATCGATCAGCATTGAAAACACCGAACCCGAAGAGGttgcccgccgccgcagctgggTTGAGCACGGCTGGGCGCCCTGGGAGGAGGTCATGACCCCGGAGGTCGCCTTCGCGCGCCACAGCCTCAACGAGGGCGAGGAGGTGCCGCTCCAGTCGCCGGAGTCCCTCGAGGCCTTCCGCATGCTTACGCCGGCCTACCGGAAGAAGGTGGAGGCTGAGGCGGGGTACATCGAGCGCCTCTTCGCGACACGCGACACGCCCGAGCCCCTTGAGACGACGTGGGCCGGCAGGCTCCCGCTGCGGCTCGTGCCGCCGCGGGACTGGCCTCCGCCCGGCTGGGAGGTGGACCCGGACGAGCTGGAGTTTATAAGGGAAGCGCACAGGGAGGCGTCGGAGAGGCTGGAcatggaggcggcggccgcggccggggtGACGAACGTGGAGAAGCTGGAGGACGCGCCGAAGGATCTGGCGCTAGATAGATACAAAATGTTTCTGAAGCAGTATAAGGAATGGGTGGAGGCAAACCGGGATAGGTTGGAGCAGGAATCCTACCAGGTATAATCGTGCagtttcattgatgacattgcAGAATCTTGTGCTTCGTTCTACCTAGGACTTGCTTTTTATAATGATCCTTCAAACCATTAAGCTAGTTTTGGTTGTTATTTGTGTACGCAATTGGATTAGAATTAAGTTGAACATGTCATGTCACCTCATAACCTTATACCTTGTTTATTTCCATTGTGCCAGTACGACCAGGATTACTACCCTGGCAGAAGAAAAAGAGGTAAGGACTACAGAGAAGATATGGTATGTTCATTAGCTCTTGAATGTTCTGTGCATACATTTCTCAATTTGTTTAGTTATGTTGTTGATTTATTGTTTGCCCTCATGCAGCATGAACTTCCATTCTACTATCCTGGACAGGTTATGTTCGATCATTTCTACtgtagtttttcttttcagcaGGTTTAGACTCGTTCTAACCATTTTATGAATGGCTTGATGCACCTCCTGCAGATTTGTTATGGGCAAGTGACGACCGTTCACCTCTATCAGGGAGCCTTTGTGGACATCGGCTGTGTCCATGATGGGTATGTACTTTGAGTCCTGTATAACTATTAACTTGGTGTACCTGCTTTAATGAAAAACAGAATGTAAGGGATTATCCTTTCTTCTATGCTAATGCAAAACCACTATACTTTTGGTGTAGCATGAGATGGCTACCTGCTCATTCATGTGTTCAAAAAATTTGTTGTCATGTTTTCTTGCTATCATGCCTGTAGTTGTGATCTGTGAACTGCATCAAAACATCAATACATGATATCAGCACTCTCCACTGATCAGTGATGACTGATGAgtgaaccccccccccccccccacacacacacacagccACACAGCCACATGCTTCTCTTTACTTTTTTGAAACAGTCTTCTGTTTCAAAGCCTAGATTTCTTTCTTTTTAGAGCCACTGGTAAACCGTATAATCTGGTTTTCTTATCATGTGTGGCATTTACAACTCATAATGTGTTCAGGTGGGTGTCGATAAAAGGAAATGACTGGTATTGGATTCGGCATCACATCAAGCCTGGCATGAAAGTATATGTGGAGATTCTGGTAAATGATCTTCGTGCTTCGAGTAATATTTCAAAGATACCTGCTTGCACTGTTTAGGGTAAAGGAATAGGGATACTCTAGTCTTGTTGCCAAAAAAAGAGAGGATATCTCAGTTGCACCTTTTCATCTACCAAAGAGCGTTTTGGCATTGTCCTTTCTTCCCCCAAAAAGTTATATTTTGTTTTCTATTTTCTTTTTTATTCTCTTTCCTGCTTAGAGCAATCTGTGCCACTTATGTTCTGGAAGTTTATGCCTCTTGGTAACACCTACCTATTACTGTGCAGGCCAAACGAGATCCCTACCGTTTCCGCTTTCCACTTGAAATGCGATTTGTATATCCCAACATTGATCACCTAATGTGAGTACCACTACAATCCCAATTGTTTTGGGCATCGCTTATTTGGTCCTGGCAGTATGAATTTTTTATGCCATTCGCCGTTACTCATGCTTCAGTTTATTTCCACTTGACTGATTCCTATTGTCCTATTTTCTTTCTGGCTACAGATTCAATAGATTTGACTTTCCACCAATATTTCACCGCAAGGAGGATACTAACCCAGAGCAGTTGTGGGTGAGAATTAACTTCTACTTTTGTTATTCAGTTTTCTGCTATTTTGTTAGGTTTAATAATGTGTGTGCATCTAACCTTTTTATTTACTGACAGCGTGAAGGTGGACGGCCACCCATTCCTAGGAAAAAACCTTTAAAGGATATGGAAAAGGAACCTTTGGTATCAGATCATCCTTTTGTTGATACGGTAATTTACAAGAATCCCAACCATATGCCTCTGACTGCATGGCTAGTGTTTTACACCATTTTATAGCGTTCCTGGCTTGTTTTCTTTTATTGCCATCAAATAGTTTCATCACATTCTTCCTTTTTTTCAGCTTTGGGAATGGCATAATGCAGAGCAGATGATTTTAGACTACGAGGAGCAAAATCCAGATAAATTCAAGGATACAACATATGAGTCCACAGTTGATGCATCCTCATTCGATGAAGAAAACAGAGTTGAATACACTGAAGGATATTTTAAAGAAACACGGCTAAAAAAGAAAGTTGTGGTATGTAATCATGTGTAGCTCCCAGTTACCATCTTTGGATCATTGCAGTTGCATGATTATTTAGCTGTAAGTAAAATGATCCCCGAATGACATCCTGTTCTGACCTCTTATGTTAGAATGTAAACATCAAAGAACTTGATCTTGATGCTGCTCGTGCTGAGCGCCAGGTACCTCTTTTTCCATAACCCAACCAAATTTCTTTAATGATTCACCACTCGTTAATTTCAACGCTGACCTTGATCAGTGCAGCTGATAAAAAGACTTAAAAAGGAAGCAGAGGAAAGAGGAGAGCAGTACAAAGTTGGGAAGCTCCGACGCAACAGAGAAATGGATGAGTATGATCTGATGCAATGGCGGCGTTCATTTGAAGAAAGGGAAGCCCTTATCAGAGACATCTGTTGGTAAGTCTACTACTACCTGTACAAGTTTGATCACACCTAGTGCATTGGTGCTAACTCCTAAATTGGCAGTCGGAAAGCCCTTGGTCTTCCTATTGAGGAACCTGGGCGATATGATGTAGACGAGGCAGAGGTCTATGGGAAGGATTACTATGACCCAGAGAAGCCAATGTACCGCTATGACTACTGGGGAGAGCCCAAGAACACCGAGAAGACCAGGCTGGAGCGGGACGTGGAGCGTCACAACCAACAGGTTGTTGGAGACGCAAAGAAATGGTGCGAGATGTCGTACGATGACTACATCCGCAAGAAGCTGTGGTTGGAAGCAGCTGAAGCAAGGGAAAGGCAGAGAAAAGCATCGGAGCcacaagaggaggaagaggagtacgACGACGGGATGGACCTGGACTTGAAGAAGATGACCGATCCTCGCGCCCCGCATAACCGGTTTTACATCACGAAATGAAAGGTTAGGCGTGCCACAGCTTAGATTTAGTGCAAGAGATGTGAATATTTGATATAGCTTTGTGCCTGCTTTGAAATAGTAAGAAATTAGGCTGCAGGCTTCCTTGGCTCAGCCCTGGCTGCAGCTATAGCACTCTAATAATAGTAGAAGCTGGAGATCATGCTTGTTTGCCTGGTCAACGGTTGAAGTTGTGAATTGACAATTTTTTTGGCCATCTTCTTCTGATTAATGACAATCTCCACTGGTAGAAATTTAAAGCAAGGTTTCAGTCAACTTGTCTAAGTGCAAAGAAACCTAGCTGAATGATTTCGGGATGGTTTCCAACTTGAGTTATGTTTAGGACTAAATAACCTGATGGTTGGTTGGACTGAATCTATCGGCGCGTGTTGAATACAGAGACCATAACCACGTCTAGCATTCTCTTTGTTGACCTGACCATGCGCTCGAGCTGATGATCCCCACTCTGGTTGTGGTTGGGCGACTTGATCAGCAGCGGACGAGCAGCTCTGCGTTCCCACGTCGCGATTAGGATAATCAAACCGTCTGGTTTATGCGTGAAGCTTTCGTGCAAGTGTTACGACCGTTGCGTGGCTGCAAATGTTTTGCAGCAAAGATTGGCCGCAAGCACCACGACCCTTTCTTTCCCTCCCAGTTGCAGCGACTGTACCCATCAGCATGTTAGATTGACAGTTGTGTTGCTGATGAGCTGATCCAGTGCATGATTCACCATCCTTGCTGTGGTCCAGCAGAGCATCTTGGGCTTGTTCTTGCAGCCGAGCCATCATCGCTGCAACGCCCAGACTGGGACGGTGAAACTTGCTATATTTTGTAGCCTTGGCACCGTAACCTGCCGTTGTTTCTTGTTGCTTTCGCGATCACGCAAGGGGAGGGACGTGACAGCCTAATACGCCCGGCCGGATCCACCGGGTCGCCAAATAAAATTCTGGACCAGCAGCCGGAGCTTGCTAGCTACAGCACCTTGCTCATTGGCATATTCGCCCGGAGCCGGAGGCTTCCCGTTTGATGCCTCCTCCCTTCTCCAATCAGAGAGAAAATTTCAGAGCCCACGTCCAATAAAGAGAGGGAGTTCGTCCGTCTATCGGAGGGGTGTTCGCTCCCTCCAGTCTTCCGCCGAGCAGAGCAGCAAGCAAGCGCAAATCCAGCAATAGGAGCAGAGCAGCGGCGGATCGCCGTCGCCATTGGTGCGGTGCACGGCCGTGCGACGCAAGGAGGAATTTTTAGCGAGCGAGGAGCGCGGGGACGGGCTGTATATATAGCGAAAGGGGCGCGCGCTCCGGTCCGGTAAC
Protein-coding sequences here:
- the LOC112891681 gene encoding probable thimet oligopeptidase — protein: MEPRRRERKFIAVAGAAALVAVGLNIAFSAVAAHRRRKRQELPGFTAQLNLSAAEIKRLADRIIAKAKETYDSVAAVPLDKVSFANVVAPLAELDALQFPLVQACVLPRMVSTSEDVRKASAEAEKRLDSHFVLCRQREDVYRVIKAFAVKGERIGPEATRFLQCLVKEFERNGVKLSPSKRKEMEKLKCHIDELNLNYLQNLNDFTKFLLLNEDELAGMPFEFLKDLEKAEGKLKVPLTSYHVTPILEHCKVGSTRKQIAVAYGQKGGKDNLGILENLVQLRHKFARLLGYANYADFAIEPRMPRTSRKVLEFLEEISEQLSDVANRELSILKDLKMKEEGNAQVGMEDLLYYIKRAEEFKVDLDIGEIKQYFPVSLVISGMLKMFQDLFALRFDESKDAEVWHDTVRVFSVWDASSSDLLGYFFLDIFAREGKYAHTCVVTLQNGCLCSDGTRKVPAAVLLSQCPKEFDGNSALLRFPEVVRLFHEFSHVVHHISNRATFSRFSALRLEGDFAEIPSLLLENWCYESISLKMMSGFHQDITKSITSEACQSLKRRRDLFAGLKMKQEILLCLVDQIIHSSENVDIDDLIKELHPKVMLGIPLLEGTSPASCFPRIAIGYDAVCYSYIWSEVFAADLFVSKFKDDLLNQHAGLRFRNKVLAPGGSKDSLEIITDYLGREPSLQPFIRSRTRNSL
- the LOC112893505 gene encoding protein PLASTID TRANSCRIPTIONALLY ACTIVE 10 isoform X2, with amino-acid sequence MATTPPAAATFLHHHLPLPSLRPKTLLRTRLRRLAASISPSPPDETPAADPPVIPSISIENTEPEEVARRRSWVEHGWAPWEEVMTPEVAFARHSLNEGEEVPLQSPESLEAFRMLTPAYRKKVEAEAGYIERLFATRDTPEPLETTWAGRLPLRLVPPRDWPPPGWEVDPDELEFIREAHREASERLDMEAAAAAGVTNVEKLEDAPKDLALDRYKMFLKQYKEWVEANRDRLEQESYQYDQDYYPGRRKRGKDYREDMHELPFYYPGQICYGQVTTVHLYQGAFVDIGCVHDGWVSIKGNDWYWIRHHIKPGMKVYVEILAKRDPYRFRFPLEMRFVYPNIDHLIFNRFDFPPIFHRKEDTNPEQLWREGGRPPIPRKKPLKDMEKEPLVSDHPFVDTLWEWHNAEQMILDYEEQNPDKFKDTTYESTVDASSFDEENRVEYTEGYFKETRLKKKVVNVNIKELDLDAARAERQCS
- the LOC112893505 gene encoding protein PLASTID TRANSCRIPTIONALLY ACTIVE 10 isoform X1, with protein sequence MATTPPAAATFLHHHLPLPSLRPKTLLRTRLRRLAASISPSPPDETPAADPPVIPSISIENTEPEEVARRRSWVEHGWAPWEEVMTPEVAFARHSLNEGEEVPLQSPESLEAFRMLTPAYRKKVEAEAGYIERLFATRDTPEPLETTWAGRLPLRLVPPRDWPPPGWEVDPDELEFIREAHREASERLDMEAAAAAGVTNVEKLEDAPKDLALDRYKMFLKQYKEWVEANRDRLEQESYQYDQDYYPGRRKRGKDYREDMHELPFYYPGQICYGQVTTVHLYQGAFVDIGCVHDGWVSIKGNDWYWIRHHIKPGMKVYVEILAKRDPYRFRFPLEMRFVYPNIDHLIFNRFDFPPIFHRKEDTNPEQLWREGGRPPIPRKKPLKDMEKEPLVSDHPFVDTLWEWHNAEQMILDYEEQNPDKFKDTTYESTVDASSFDEENRVEYTEGYFKETRLKKKVVNVNIKELDLDAARAERQLIKRLKKEAEERGEQYKVGKLRRNREMDEYDLMQWRRSFEEREALIRDICCRKALGLPIEEPGRYDVDEAEVYGKDYYDPEKPMYRYDYWGEPKNTEKTRLERDVERHNQQVVGDAKKWCEMSYDDYIRKKLWLEAAEARERQRKASEPQEEEEEYDDGMDLDLKKMTDPRAPHNRFYITK